The proteins below come from a single Micropterus dolomieu isolate WLL.071019.BEF.003 ecotype Adirondacks linkage group LG05, ASM2129224v1, whole genome shotgun sequence genomic window:
- the LOC123971118 gene encoding protein ALP1-like gives MLDRFFNQQDTWTDFQALRVLLGLLNQERRHRWGAMIETLVFLFWLANGASYRVVSRVFAMPRSTVHRIVHRVTEEVGDFRHKVIHLLKTHDELQPISRGFAGLARHRAVGCHVHIKPPSGPDGHCYRNRKLFPFIILQAVCDHQGRFIDTYVGSPGSVHDSRVLRYSPLQPTVQEFTLPSSRAFHPCRRRVPVPPTPTLYYNLFDFK, from the coding sequence ATGCTGGACAGGTTTTTTAACCAGCAGGACACGTGGACGGATTTCCAGGCCCTGAGAGTGCTACTTGGCCTCCTAAACCAGGAACGGAGACACAGATGGGGTGCCATGATTGAGACTCTGGTGTTTCTCTTCTGGCTGGCAAATGGGGCATCATACAGGGTGGTCTCCAGGGTATTTGCAATGCCTCGTTCCACTGTCCACCGCatcgtccacagagtcactgaggaGGTGGGGGACTTTCGCCACAAAGTCATCCACCTACTGAAGACCCACGATGAGTTACAACCGATATCGCGTGGGTTTGCAGGGCTGGCAAGACACAGAGCTGTCGGCTGCCATGTCCACATCAAGCCACCAAGCGGACCTGATGGTCACTGCTACAGGAACAGGAAACTGTTTCCATTCATcatcctgcaggctgtctgtgaCCATCAGGGCCGCTTCATTGACACCTACGTGGGCTCGCCTGGGTCGGTCCACGACTCCAGAGTGCTCCGCTACAGCCCACTGCAGCCCACTGTACAGGAGTTCACTCTACCCTCCTCCAGGGCATTTCATCCTTGCAGACGGAGGGTACCCGTGCCTCCAACACCCACGTTATATTATAACCTCTTCGATTTTAAGTGA